Proteins co-encoded in one Nicotiana sylvestris chromosome 7, ASM39365v2, whole genome shotgun sequence genomic window:
- the LOC104220110 gene encoding probable plastidic glucose transporter 1: MQRALAVHPFQCFYSPRFDPKPYFYNSPKINTLYPYSNSTSFSLSREIKVLAANKQQPHDIINSENRDDENELLQEKVIAAAADDELDLGWLPAFPHVLTASMSNFLFGYHIGVMNGPIVSIAKELGFEGNSFLEGLVVSIFIVGAFIGSIASGSLVDKLGYRRTFQIDTLPLILGAIVSAQAHSIEEMLLGRFLVGLGIGVNTVLVPIYISEVAPTQYRGSLGSLCQIGTCVGIIASLCLAIPSENDPHWWRTMLYIASVPGFILALGMQFSVESPRWLCKAGRLDEAKKVIRNIWGSSEVDKAIEEFGSVIKNDGSDLDSCWLELLEEPHSRVATIGGALFVLQQFAGINGVLYFSSLTFKDVGISSSALASLYVGLTNFAGALCALYLMDKQGRQRLLVGSYAGMALSMFLIVCAISFPLEGEISNNLSIVGTILYIFTFAVGAGPVTGLIIPELSSSRMRGKIMGFSFSVHWVCNFLVGLFFLELVEKFGVAPVYGSFGAFSLMAAAFAYYFIVETKGRSLEEIEMSLNPNFQGKRNSE; this comes from the exons ATGCAGCGGGCATTAGCAGTTCACCCTTTTCAATGCTTCTACTCACCCCGTTTCGATCCAAAACCTTACTTTTACAACTCTCCTAAAATTAATACACTGTATCCTTATTCCAATTCTACTTCTTTTTCACTTTCCAGAGAGATAAAAGTTCTTGCTGCTAACAAACAGCAACCCCATGATAtaataaattctgaaaatagaG ATGATGAAAATGAGTTGTTACAAGAAAAGgttattgctgctgctgctgatgaTGAATTGGATTTGGGATGGTTACCTGCCTTTCCTCACGTTTTGACTGCTTCAATGTCCAATTTCCTATTTGGTTATCACATTGG AGTAATGAATGGTCCTATTGTATCGATAGCGAAAGAGCTTGGGTTTGAGGGGAATTCATTTCTTGAAGGACTTGTGGTGAGCATATTTATTGTTGGTGCATTCATAGGAAGCATAGCCTCTGGTTCCCTTGTTGATAAACTTGGTTATCGTCGCACATTTCAAATTGACACACTACCACTTATTCTTGGGGCAATTGTAAG TGCACAAGCTCATTCCATTGAAGAAATGCTCTTGGGAAGATTCCTTGTTGGCCTTGGTATTGGTGTTAATACAGTATTAGTTCCAATTTATATTTCTGAG GTCGCTCCAACGCAGTATAGGGGCTCCCTGGGGTCATTATGTCAAATTGGTACATGTGTTGGTATCATTGCATCACTTTGTCTGGCAATTCCCTCAGAAAATGATCCGCACTG GTGGAGGACAATGCTCTATATTGCAAGTGTTCCAGGATTTATTCTTgctcttggtatgcaattttctGTTGAGAGCCCCCGCTGGCTATGTAAG GCTGGGAGACTTGATGAGGCAAAAAAGGTCATCAGAAACATATGGGGTTCATCAGAAGTAGATAAAGCTATCGAAGAGTTTGGATCCGTCATAAAAAATGATGGCAGTGACTTGGACAGCTGTTGGCTGGAACTCCTAGAGGAACCACACTCTAGAG tTGCTACCATTGGAGGTGCCTTGTTTGTACTTCAACAGTTCGCTGGTATAAATGGAGTTCTCTACTTCTCATCCTTGACTTTCAAAGATGTTGGAATCTCAAGCAGCGCTTTAGCAAGCTTATATGTAGGACTGACCAACTTTGCAG GTGCACTATGTGCTTTATACTTGATGGATAAGCAGGGGAGGCAGAGGCTTCTAGTAGGAAGCTATGCTGGAATG GCTTTATCAATGTTTCTTATTGTCTGTGCTATCAGCTTTCCATTGGAAGGTGAAATAAGCAACAACTTATCAATTGTCGGAACCATCTT GTATATTTTCACCTTTGCTGTTGGAGCTGGGCCTGTAACTGGTCTTATAATACCAGAGCTCAGCAGCAGCAGGATGCGAGGGAAGATAATGGGCTTTAGTTTCTCTGTTCATTGG GTCTGCAACTTCTTGGTGGGTTTGTTTTTTCTGGAACTCGTTGAGAAATTTGGTGTTGCTCCAGTTTATGGAAGCTTCGGTGCTTTTTCTTTGATGGCAGCAGCATTTGCTTACTATTTTATAGTTGAGACTAAAGGCCGATCTCTTGAAGAGATTGAGATGTCACTAAATCCCAATTTTCAGGGGAAACGTAATTCAGAATGA